tcGCTTCCGTTTTTTATATTCGTTTATATTTTCATACTCAATCGACCGTCGTGTTTCATATGCGTGCGTTCCATGCGTCGCACTAGGCCACCCACCATAACCCTAACCGCAGCGCCCCTTTGCAGAGACTTCGTCCGGCGATGCGTGGAGATGTCCCCTCAACTGCAGAGCATGGTGTGTCGGCTACGCCTGGCCACAATGACGGCCGGCGCCGGCGGCAAATTCGTCGCTACGTTGCATCAGGCCGCTCATGACGCGGCTGGATGGTAACTACAATGAACCCTAGCCGTAGCGTTTTTTTGCAGAGACTCCGGCGATGGATGATGGCCCCCTAACTGCAGAGCATGGTGTGTCGGCTACGCCTGGTCACTATGGATATTGATATTTAGAAAAATACTTACTATAATAATCAACATTAAGATCTGAGCTTTCATTGTGTATTTCAAATGTTACACATTCTTTGGATAATGACATCTGTTATTATCCAAAGAATGTGTGGACATTGAGATTGTGTATATGCGTGTAcagtttgatgatgatgacgtttGCAGGCTATCTCAACTGCTGTCCGGGCCACGACTCCAACCAGCGTGGCTCCGCCTCGTATCCAGCGAGCCTCCGCGCTCGCACAAGCTCGCCGACTCCTTGCTCGCGGACCTGTGCGCGGTGCTGGCCCGCGCCGACACCAAGGACACCAACTTGTGAGTACTGTTTTAACTGTCCCGTGTGGCTCCGCGCTCGCACTAGCTCACCGACTCGTTGCTCGCGCACCTGTGTGCGGTGTTGGCTCGCGCCGACACCAAGGACACCAACTTGTGAGTACTGTTTTAGCTGTCCTGTGTGGCTCCGCACTCGCACAAGCTCGCCGACTCGTTGCTCGCGCACCTGTGTGCGGTGTTGGCTCGCACCGACACCAAGGACACCAACTTGTGAGTACTGTTTTAGCTGTCCCGTGTGGCTCCGCGCTCGCACAAGCTGCCGACTCGTTGCTCGCGCACCTGTGTGCGGTGTTGGCTCGCACCGACACCAAGGACACCAACTTGTGAGTACTGTTTTAGCTGTCCCGTGTGGCTCCGCGCTCGCACAAGCTGCCGACTCGTTGCTCGCGCACCTGTGTGCGGTGTTGGCTCGCACCGACACCAAGGACACCAACTTGTGAGTACTGTTTTAGCTGTCCCGTGTGGCTCCGCGCTCGCACAAGCTGCCGACTCGTTGCTCGCGCACCTGTGTGCGGTGTTGGCTCGCACCGACACCAAGGACACCAACTTGTGAGTACTGTTTTAGCTGTCCCGTGTGGCTCCGCGCTCGCACAAGCTGCCGACTCGTTGCTCGCGCACCTGTGTGCGGTGTTGGCTCGCACCGACACCAAGGACACCAACTTGTGAGTACTGTTTTAGCTGTCCCGTGTGGCTCCGCGCTCGCACAAGCTGCCGACTCGTTGCTCGCGCACCTGTGCGCGGTGTTGGCTCGCACCGACACCAAGGACACCAACTTGTGAGTACTGTTTTAGCTGTCCCGTGTGGCTCCGCGCTCGCACAAGCTGCCGACTCGTTGCTCGCGCACCTGTGCGCGGTGCTGGCCCGCGCCGACACCAAGGACACCAACTTGTGAGTACTGTTTTAACTGTCCCGTGTGGCTCCGCGCTCGCACAAGCTCACCGACTCGTTGCTCGCGAACCTGTGCACGGTGCTGGCCCACAACGACACCAACTTGTAAGTGATACTCGTGTCCTACGCTACGTATAACTTTGAAAACCATTGATCGAAAGTACCGCTCTGCAAAACGCCTCGTATCGTAgattgtaaattaattttatgagAACCATAACATTTACTCTGAATTGACTCTCACAAACTTGTGTTTTATTTTCGGTACGTTAATTATTCATATGATTAGTAACGTGGAAAACACCGTGGCACCTAGCACAGTAAAATTAACGGCTTTGCTGTTAAGAATGTTTGTCAACTATTAAAAAGAAGGACACAAACAAAGGAAACGTCCTGGGCGTCTCTAATTAATAGTTTGAACAGACGCCAATACCTATTTGTCTCTCAATTTCTAAATTAATAGACATCTGACCTCGGAAATTCAAACTATAATAACTTTTACAATTTAATGCGCATCAGTATTTCAGTTTGCGTAGGTCAGGGTTTTAGTGATATTCACGTTATACATTATCTTGTTTATTATTGGATACTctataataaattaatgaatgctattataataatatttcttAACGCAAATTTACGTACTTAAATTTCGTCATTACAATTAGTATTTTATTTGACTAACGATTATATTTGGTCTCTTAATATCTAAATTAATAGACATCTCACCTCGAAAAATTCAAATATATAATATCTCAACAATTTAATGTCCTGAGATCGTTATATTCACGTGATACAATAACTTGTTTGGCATTAGATACTGTATAATCTATTAATGAGTGCTAtttattatacacggtggctaaaaaataactgcattcgcgttgccagggaggttttgggattatacacagcaacttttactatgggaccaatcccgaatcacgaaaaaaaactttaccttcccatagaaaatgtatgaaacagccaattttatttcgcgatttcgagtcttggtcccatagtaaaagttgctcagtataacccCAAAACCACCCTGGCAacgcagttattttttaatcaGCCTGTATATAGATATTACACTAATTTACCTAAATTAAATGGTATCATAACGATTAGTGTTTTATTTACTGTTGGCTATTTGCGTCTTATTACTGTGTAAATACATTGTACAAGTAGGAAAGTACAGCTTATCTCGAATAGgtacattaaaagtaaaattagtaattaaattgtaCAAATACCTATTTGTCGGATGCTTACACTAATTTATAGCTGTTTTGAAAGGGGATTAAGTTTATCTTCTATTATTTTACCGTTCATACTCTTCGTCCCTGACATTACAACAATAATTTAGCAGCTCTGTAATTTTTATCCGCTAATCTAGACGTTGACGTACTAATGCGTGCtcgcagttaaaattaaatttatggcCGTACACTCGAAATACTGGCCAGAAATCTTGCCATTCTAATATACACTCTGTTACCATAACGCAAGGTTCTTGCTAGTCCCCAGTTGTGTAACTTATTGTTGTTTAATTTGCCAAAGATTATGATCACATGATCTTTCAAGAACTTCCAGTGGATCTGGATGTCGTCGACCAGACATTTATCTTATCTAGCGAGTATAAAAGTGTAGGCCGTTAATTCCCTGTTAATATATAGAGAGCTTTACAAATAGACCGTCACCTGGAGACGATCCAAGTTCTATGCAGCTCCGGTTGATGACTTAGAAAAATCGTGGATCATTTACCTTAAACTACGCATTATGAGACGTTTACATAGACTCGCGGCCACCACATATAGGCTATTTTATACTTGTCAAAGATTACGCTGCCAGATGCAGTACTTCGTTGCACCCACTACGGTATAACAAATATGTACCCTCATctgttatttatttgtgataagGAATAAATGATAGATAATATTCACATTGACACATTACAAATAGGTTGCCTAGTTAAATTGCGCACGgaaagtcaattttttttttatatatctaACTGTAAGAAGTTGCCTTATTAAACAGTTGGTACAGTCCATGGATGCCTagatttttgatgcaaatttgaaaaatcggtTAATCTAAAAATATacgattaaaaatttaaatatacgCCTTGTTCCCAAATTACACCCCCGCAAACGTCAGTTAACTATCTAAATCTGCATGGAATGTTTCAGGAAAGTGATCTGTTAGGAAGATACATGTTTTGGCTCGTTAGCGTTTGACCGATAATTACCTGGGACGTGTGAGTGACGAGCTGTCTTCTACTCTCGTGGGTGGCCCTTTGTGACTTATGGACTGTTAGTGTTAGACCacgataagtctgcaacgattttcatagcacacgcagtgcaagtgttattttaaaagtcaaacttctatgaaattatgacgtatgaataacatttgcactgcgtgtgctgtcaaaatcgttgcacacttatcttggtctaactctagaactTTTAGGTGATGTTGTCATTGTTGAATTGAAACTACGATGCGACGCGACGTGATAAATcaatcataataaataaataattagtaattattgGATTGGTCTTCTATTCTCGCGGGTCCATAAGGCCCTTCTTGTGACTTATGGACAGGACTTTTGGATGTTGTTGTTATTCTTGCAACTATGATGCGGGTTAAATAGGTAGAATAATTATTTACCGAGCGAGTGCGAAGCGTCTCCGTTTTAACTTGGCCCAAAATGATTTCGTATGTTAAATATGCGGGCAGAGGTGAGTTCCGGCTATTATGTCTCTACAAGTCGCAtatcttaaccgattctcgtcaAATTTTGTAATCAGGTTCGATAATTATTGATTGAATAAATGccatgaataaataaattattgccAGATTAAAATGCCATCATTACAGTATCTTACCCATCATTTTCTTCTTGACAATATTGTTTTTTTGGCGCAGCCATAGTAGGTTAGAGTCGTTCACTCTACATTCGCGaacaatatttatttgcgtagGTATTTCACGTGATGTTGTTATTTTCGATCGATGTTTACAAAGCGGAGCGGTTGTGCAACTAATGACTTACCAATTTGTTTAGCGTTTACTGTTTAGGATGTCCCTTCTATATTTACACGTTTCATTGACTTGGACTTTTAAAATTAGACATCCTAAACAAGGAGTTGTTGTAGCAGAAATAACATAGAAATGTTTACACTACTCATATTCATGCGTATCGCAATTCATGCCCTTTAAAAGCTTCGGTTTGCCCATGTTCAATAATTACATTTATTAACACAAGTATAATAAGCGAAATGACGCCTTCGATGCTATATTTAAATTGGTACTCGTAGATGTTTGAACAAATAACGTTTTCTCTCTTAACTTCAATATTACATCATTAGCAGCCTATATTATTAGGTCAAGTCAAAGCGAAACGTAATACATTTTTGTTGCTCTTATGACATGTATATCTAAATAGTATCTGAAAGTTAATTTTGACATGTTTCTAACCGGTTACATTCGAAATGATGGGCACATCGGTATAGAGAAAACTACCGACCGGCGCTTGGGTTTTTAAAGATTTACGTAGTAATTATCCTTAGGTCCTTATGGTTATTAAATATTTCCAGCTTCATCAGCACGCTACTGACGCACGTGCTGACGTACCACCTGGGCTGGGTGAGCACGGTGAGCCCGTACGAGGGCCCCGCGCCGCCGGTGCGCCGGCCGCACAACGCGCTGTGGGCGCAGCTCGCCGACCTGCACGGCGCCGTCGGCTTCCCCGTCCGCCAGGCCAAGACCATCATCAGCGGCGCCGAAACCGTCTTCGTCAACAAGCTCCTAGTCGTCCTTACATACTTCGTCCGCTGCGGCGACGTCGTCCGCAATGACTTCGAGTTCGACGACAGTGTTCTTAGGGAAAGTGAAACGGTGACGCTCAAAAGGACCGCGCCGGCCAAGTGCGATAGTGTCAAGGACGATGCGACGCCCGCTCCGAGTCGCGGCTTCGGACGGTCGACGACGCTCGCCAATCTAAATCGGCAGCTCTCTACTAGTGTAGATTTCGAGGAACGGTGCATGTCAAGCGAGAAGAGCACGAGAGGAATCAGGAGGAACCCCACGATGATGCTCGCGGCCAAGTCATCCTCCGATTCCAGTCTCGATTCGACCGCGTCCGAGGAAGAAGTGGAAAGAAAGGTCGTGTTCGTCCTCGGCGACGATGAGAAGCTAGTCGGGTTGAAGAACAAATCGAACGGCGGAAAAAGCGTAAAAAGGTCCTCCAAAATACAACACGAGCCGCTAAATCTAGACGCGATAGAGAAAGCTGGCGACGAGGAAAAGAAAGGCTGCGACCAGAAGCCCTGCGAGCAGAAATGCTCCCGGAGCGCCGACAGCCCGTCCAAATGCTGCGCGCAAACACTTCAACATTCCAAACCAATAAAACATTCCGGCTTTAAGTTCGAGTTCGATAAATACCCTCAGATAGTCACTAATTATATGAAAAGCAAGAACTTAGAAATATTAGATAGGCATTATATCGGGAAACCGGGAAATCTGAAGCTTGACAATTTCCAGTTCGATCCGACGATCGTTCCGCCGATACAAGAAGAGCGTTGCGAGGCGTGTTACAAGTGTCAGATGATGGAATCTATGCTTCAGACTCCCACGAACGCTTCCGAGTTGGAATACATGAACGACGTACCGCGGCAGTCCGATCCTCAGTACGCGAAGGAGTCTACAGTGAGCGATAGTGTTCAAGTGTCCCCGAAGACTTTTGTTAGGAGAAAAAAAGAGGCGACTTTAGTAGTGAACGTTAAACCTAGTGTGTCGGTGGAAGTGAGCAGGGTAGACGGGTGCGGACGCGGGAGCGAGCGGGACAGAGGCTGTGTGCGGCAGGTGATCGAGTTCTCGGTGCCGCGGCTGGTGCGGCGGCCGGCGCTGGCGGCCGGCCTCGACGGCTCTCTACTCGGCGGGGTCACCAACCATTATGTACCTGATTTAGTTTTACAAGGTTAGTACACAGATCGCTGGCTCAATATTACAAAGttgtatgttacattttcaagatagttgaaatgcgactttcaaatttcagttcgataaaagtgaaacatagaaccctgtaatattttGCTAGCAAGATGCTAATACAGTACATTATTAACCATATGGTTGTAAATGACCCATTGTACTcgaaatattttaatactttaaGGGTGAAATCGGTGATTTCAGTGTCAACATAGTTCAATgctttaattttcatttcgactcaggaaagtaaaataaatctttaaaaaaaattgaaatgaaatgaagttGTGTAGGtatcttttattgaaaaattgaAGAAATACCTATTTTGATTAACAATATACAACAgatatatattttcttattctagGAACAATATCGAAACCTCAAACGTGGGAGATGGATCTCCGGCGAGATCTAGATTTGGCGTCGTGTCTCAACAAGGCCAGCGACGCGTGCGCAATGCCGGTCGCTATCGTGGGGGATACTGACGCTTGGTAAGTTTACCGTTCGGAGCATTCCtaaagggtggtattccatctgtccaatatcgttgtccaatgtgtattgcgtctcacaagtttgtttaatgagagagtgagaggcaatgatattggacaggtggaataccacccttatttGAAATAGCTACAACCTTGGGTAGGTAGGTggatatttctaatattttgacGTCAATAAACAAAGGCTTAAGTGACAGTGAGCGGGGCACAACGGCATAACGCTCGTAGAGCCGACGGCCGAAGGCCCTCAATAATGTATACCGATAATTTGATCAAGATCCCATTCCCAGGAAATAAAGAGTGCGAGAATTCGCATGCAAGTTGAATTTGCATTTGATCAGTTGGCTGAATTCAATATAACCTCAATGGTCCGCAATGTTTAAACTCGCTTGCTAGTATGTTACATCAAGAACTCACACAGTACTGACCGTTCTTTACTGAGGGGCTTCCAACCGTCACAACTATTTGGCACGTGAATTTCTAAAACATATTTAATAGTTGCGTTTGTTTGTCTCAATGGGGTTGGTCgctcgaagtatttagcagatggcgccagcatagcttgccctatCGATTCTTTGAATTGtgtcatttttttaaatggaattttatgccggtattccagctctttaagccaaatcttaaaactaaactagtgaaaggggcaagctatgatggcgccatctatgcaaacctttgacagttgccaaccacATAGAATCTGTATTTAAATAGAGTCTGATAGTTAACTCAAAAGTATGTTTGTATTAATGTTTGTGTCGTGTTGTTGCAGGGAGGTGCGCGTGGTGGGGCGCGAGGCGGGCGGCGGCATGTCGGCGCTGGTGGGCGCCATGCTGGACGCGCTGCCCGCCATGCGCCGCGCCCGGGTGCCCGCCTACCAGGTGAGCCGGAGACCAGTCCACCCTCACAACCGTGTCAGCCCTGATCAGAGAGCTGTCGGCCAAGCATGTGTTTCGTGGCCAAGACGTTAGTCACACTCGCAGTCGCAGTCGCGTGGCGCGAGCTTGGTGCAAAGTACGCGCGCCCCTGCGATGTGACGAAGCCTTGAAAAAACAGCAGAGACATACGATCTAAATGCACATACTCCGTTACTATTCGATACCTATATAATGAAGGCTTAGGCTCCAACAAAACATTCTCATGTTGTGATTTAATATGTCCGGGCATCCGTACCCCGTTGTTTAAACTTAGCCATTCTTGCTAAATATAGGTATTGCTGCTATTTCTTATCTCACTCGATTATTGTAATAATCATAGACTTAAGGCTGGATATATGGACAGGAATGAAGGGAAATTCACCGTCTGATATACCCGGTGTTGTTGGACACGGTTTAGGCGTTAATTATGAGATTTtacattttatagcattttgaAAGTAACTTTTTTAGAAAGTGATCCTTgacatatgtatattgtattgaaatgacaaTTCTTATAAACAATTTTTAAGCGAACTCTGTAAACACTTatagcgttattcataaacgcgttactggcttgaattagctatgaatcgtttgtctttatttgtcattttgacttatgtatttgtaaaggggcccaaagattaccagttcgccggacgatatcagcctgtcagttgttcggaactgtcaccttttgcgtttaactgacaggctgatatcgtccggcaaacAGGTAATCTGTGGGACTCTTAAGAAAGAGATAAaccataatttaactaaatcaggcccgtaaagttttatgaataaagtataCAGTTATTGTATGAAAATTACTTATTATATCAAACTTATTTTGTTACAGTGCCTATCATATCTAGAGGGTAAACTGCGCGAGTTCTGCGTACTGTCCAAGACGCTTGCCGACATGCTAATGTCGACAGATTTCTGCGACATAGCCACCCTCACCAAGACACTCAACATCGACGTCAACGACGTGCCGCTACTGCTCGCCATCGCCACCACTCACACACCTCAAGTCGCCGCCAGATACGGCATCAGTTATAGGTAGCAAGCGAAATACGAATGTGTCTGATTACTATAGAGCTCAATTTTCAGTAAGCTGCTATGTGGCCGATTATATAGGGTAGGAACGAGTAacaattttaaccacgcatttctaaAGTCATAAGGAGcaggaaaaacatttttttttgcatgttTGTGTGTTGTCTTCACACGACACATTATTTCTTTTTTCATCTTGGCGAGTAAAAGAACATTACAACGAACcagtgtttttttaatacagatAATATTTGCGAGTTTCCTTTAAAACTTTAATGTCTGTCAGTAGGTATGTCTAAACGAAGTCACATTGTGTTGAATTGAAGTCACACACAAAAAGGCGTTTTTCACTGAGTTGCGTAATGCAAACCAATTTTCACTAGAATTGACATTATCTCTAAAACAAGACcgatttcataaaagtttgtacGACATTTTAGTCTCTAAATGCGGCCAAGAATACACATTTCTCGTTCTAATACTCGTTCCCACCCTGTATCTAAGTGTGATGATATAGAACTCGATTTTATGTTAAAATACTGTCTTGTCATTAACTTAATATCAAATATGCTACAAGGCTGCCTAAATATTTAGTATAAGCTTCATTTAAAAAGAGGTCTCACTATTAAAATTATCTTTGGCTGGTTTAGGACTGACAACACCTTTTAGTAGTGAGCCGTCTTTGAGATGACTTCCAGCGATTTCAAAAATTTAGACCCGCTAGACTCAGACGGTTGATGTggtggttttcattttgttgtaaaaaaaatagctaAATTAGTTTTAGTATCTGATATTTACTTACTGAACGTAACACAAACGAAGCGATTCGGGAAACCTCTCAATCTCGCTGtaacagtggggagacactcctgacttcgggaaaactcggctccgttcggctcatcATTGCTCCgaacaattattagggttggcaccacgtGACGgtcttttgcgtgcacgaccccagataagataatgacctgaattttgacaaccctaaatagccgaaagcgATACTGCCATACACTAAAAAAGGATAGcctgattcgtccctgaattgCTGTCAGagttcggttttgtaggaagtgccctttctgtacggcagtacaattatttattctgtggctgtAATCAACCTTTTTTAACTTCTCATAGACCGTCTGAGTTAAGTAGTAGAGAAGGTATGTTGGATTAAATACTATTAAGACTGTTCTATCAACTTGTGAAATAAGAAATATTAACCGAGGTGAATGCGGTGGATGGGATCTGTgattattaaagtttatttttgtatataaaCCGGATATATATGTTAATGTCATTAAATCATGGAAGGCCTAGAAAGATAACTGTAAGGTGCACTCACAATACTGCAATACTGTAATACTGTAACTCATAATGTTAGCAACCCAAACTATGCAAAATATTTGTTAAACTGTTTATAAATTAACTATTAAACCCGCTACATCACAACGCTACTAGTGACATCACAGttatatttgtgtaaaaattaaAGGTCAAATATATATTGTTATCACTGAAAGTTTTACGAGATAATTCCATAGAaactatatgtacctacagtaaTCATGCAAAATATAGTATATATAAGTATACAAAACGTGTAGCTAAGCTTCATGttagtaaattatttataagCATTTTCAAAATGCCTagtcttaaaataaatttgagaTATTATCAGCTTTTATATGAATATGAAATTTGAAAATGTTAAACATTTTAATGTCAAGTATATAAATTTTGTCACATG
This genomic window from Cydia splendana chromosome 9, ilCydSple1.2, whole genome shotgun sequence contains:
- the LOC134793582 gene encoding folliculin-interacting protein 2 isoform X2 → MKIRSCQITPKQVRLLLFKECDWRGRKLLFDSSTIEKVPASKDADAKQTDTFPCVVEVAEGFAYVYKGPAADASVLGEMIFGAVAMSCKGVSLKIHIMDEPKRLMCTKVFCVPTSRRISRVERKVEPSSVELRERSKPLNVPLQKEEVSLSFSIDRGDSGFYGDQTPHSSIGSTYDYFSMFDVWDGSNTQDDMFSFHTPSGRKLSTSSNGSWQRRTFRNLATRFDLGNSSNLLAVPSGSTTTDSQVYSCSSTSGTSDSLASSCAALKKNKLGLALLISVPDAAEKDFVRRCVEMSPQLQSMVCRLRLATMTAGAGGKFVATLHQAAHDAAGWLSQLLSGPRLQPAWLRLVSSEPPRSHKLADSLLADLCAVLARADTKDTNFFISTLLTHVLTYHLGWVSTVSPYEGPAPPVRRPHNALWAQLADLHGAVGFPVRQAKTIISGAETVFVNKLLVVLTYFVRCGDVVRNDFEFDDSVLRESETVTLKRTAPAKCDSVKDDATPAPSRGFGRSTTLANLNRQLSTSVDFEERCMSSEKSTRGIRRNPTMMLAAKSSSDSSLDSTASEEEVERKVVFVLGDDEKLVGLKNKSNGGKSVKRSSKIQHEPLNLDAIEKAGDEEKKGCDQKPCEQKCSRSADSPSKCCAQTLQHSKPIKHSGFKFEFDKYPQIVTNYMKSKNLEILDRHYIGKPGNLKLDNFQFDPTIVPPIQEERCEACYKCQMMESMLQTPTNASELEYMNDVPRQSDPQYAKESTVSDSVQVSPKTFVRRKKEATLVVNVKPSVSVEVSRVDGCGRGSERDRGCVRQVIEFSVPRLVRRPALAAGLDGSLLGGVTNHYVPDLVLQGTISKPQTWEMDLRRDLDLASCLNKASDACAMPVAIVGDTDAWEVRVVGREAGGGMSALVGAMLDALPAMRRARVPAYQCLSYLEGKLREFCVLSKTLADMLMSTDFCDIATLTKTLNIDVNDVPLLLAIATTHTPQVAARYGISYR
- the LOC134793582 gene encoding folliculin-interacting protein 2 isoform X1 — its product is MKVACDAMALFKKLFSTKRKLDGHRESRDWGRSCQITPKQVRLLLFKECDWRGRKLLFDSSTIEKVPASKDADAKQTDTFPCVVEVAEGFAYVYKGPAADASVLGEMIFGAVAMSCKGVSLKIHIMDEPKRLMCTKVFCVPTSRRISRVERKVEPSSVELRERSKPLNVPLQKEEVSLSFSIDRGDSGFYGDQTPHSSIGSTYDYFSMFDVWDGSNTQDDMFSFHTPSGRKLSTSSNGSWQRRTFRNLATRFDLGNSSNLLAVPSGSTTTDSQVYSCSSTSGTSDSLASSCAALKKNKLGLALLISVPDAAEKDFVRRCVEMSPQLQSMVCRLRLATMTAGAGGKFVATLHQAAHDAAGWLSQLLSGPRLQPAWLRLVSSEPPRSHKLADSLLADLCAVLARADTKDTNFFISTLLTHVLTYHLGWVSTVSPYEGPAPPVRRPHNALWAQLADLHGAVGFPVRQAKTIISGAETVFVNKLLVVLTYFVRCGDVVRNDFEFDDSVLRESETVTLKRTAPAKCDSVKDDATPAPSRGFGRSTTLANLNRQLSTSVDFEERCMSSEKSTRGIRRNPTMMLAAKSSSDSSLDSTASEEEVERKVVFVLGDDEKLVGLKNKSNGGKSVKRSSKIQHEPLNLDAIEKAGDEEKKGCDQKPCEQKCSRSADSPSKCCAQTLQHSKPIKHSGFKFEFDKYPQIVTNYMKSKNLEILDRHYIGKPGNLKLDNFQFDPTIVPPIQEERCEACYKCQMMESMLQTPTNASELEYMNDVPRQSDPQYAKESTVSDSVQVSPKTFVRRKKEATLVVNVKPSVSVEVSRVDGCGRGSERDRGCVRQVIEFSVPRLVRRPALAAGLDGSLLGGVTNHYVPDLVLQGTISKPQTWEMDLRRDLDLASCLNKASDACAMPVAIVGDTDAWEVRVVGREAGGGMSALVGAMLDALPAMRRARVPAYQCLSYLEGKLREFCVLSKTLADMLMSTDFCDIATLTKTLNIDVNDVPLLLAIATTHTPQVAARYGISYR